The following coding sequences lie in one Streptomyces venezuelae genomic window:
- the cynS gene encoding cyanase — protein sequence MIHAQFDPTARQNLAVRAVEAKVREDLSWQQIADAAGLSVAFVTAAVLGQHALPAPAAKAVAELLGLDDEAATLLQTIPTRGSIPGSVPTDPTIYRFYEMLQVYGTTLKALVHEQFGDGIISAINFKLDVRKVADPEGGERAVITLDGKYLPTKPF from the coding sequence ATGATCCACGCCCAGTTCGACCCCACCGCCCGCCAGAACCTCGCGGTCCGCGCCGTCGAGGCCAAGGTGCGCGAGGACCTGTCCTGGCAGCAGATCGCCGACGCGGCGGGACTGTCCGTCGCCTTCGTCACCGCCGCGGTGCTCGGCCAGCACGCGCTTCCCGCACCCGCCGCGAAGGCCGTCGCCGAACTGCTCGGCCTGGACGACGAGGCGGCGACGCTGCTGCAGACGATCCCGACCCGCGGCTCCATCCCCGGCTCCGTTCCGACCGACCCGACGATCTACCGCTTTTACGAGATGCTCCAGGTCTACGGCACCACGCTGAAGGCCCTGGTCCACGAGCAGTTCGGCGACGGCATCATCAGCGCCATCAACTTCAAGCTGGACGTACGCAAGGTCGCCGACCCCGAGGGCGGCGAGCGCGCGGTGATCACGCTTGACGGCAAGTACCTGCCGACCAAGCCGTTCTGA
- a CDS encoding carbonic anhydrase: MQDSTQDTTHDATHDPTHDLAAGLRRFQRDVFPAKAELFAGLAARHTPDTLFIGCSDARVVPELITQREPGELFVIRTAGNLVPAHTPFAADGVAAGVEYAVTVLGVTHIVVCGHSACGAMTALAEGHDLSGAPAVAEWLRHADDAVARTPESATGADRVPALVRENVRAQLTRLTTHPSVARALARDELTLHGWVYDIPTGSVEHLTAAAAA, translated from the coding sequence TTGCAGGACTCCACGCAAGACACCACGCATGACGCCACGCATGACCCCACGCATGACCTCGCGGCAGGGCTGAGACGCTTCCAGCGGGACGTCTTCCCGGCCAAGGCGGAGCTCTTCGCGGGCCTGGCCGCACGCCACACACCGGACACGCTGTTCATCGGCTGCTCGGACGCCCGCGTCGTGCCCGAGCTGATCACCCAGCGCGAGCCGGGCGAGCTGTTCGTCATCCGCACCGCGGGCAACCTCGTACCGGCTCACACGCCGTTCGCCGCCGACGGCGTGGCCGCCGGTGTCGAGTACGCGGTGACCGTGCTCGGCGTCACCCACATCGTGGTCTGCGGCCATTCGGCGTGCGGCGCCATGACCGCCCTCGCCGAGGGGCACGACCTGAGCGGCGCCCCAGCCGTCGCCGAATGGCTGCGCCACGCGGACGACGCCGTCGCCCGTACCCCCGAATCCGCGACCGGGGCGGACCGCGTACCGGCCCTCGTGCGCGAGAACGTACGCGCCCAGCTGACCCGCCTCACCACCCACCCCTCCGTCGCCCGCGCCCTGGCCCGCGACGAGCTGACACTGCACGGCTGGGTCTACGACATCCCCACCGGCTCCGTCGAGCACCTCACCGCGGCCGCGGCGGCCTGA
- the cynR gene encoding transcriptional regulator CynR, translated as MAPELRHLRYLLAVAEHGNFTRAAEALHISQPTLSQQIRQLERAVGVPLLDRGGRTVRLTDAGAAYLPHARRALQDLAAAERAVHDVRDLSRGSLRLAVTPTFTAYLVGPLTALLHARHPGIHVSLQELPQERMEPALLADELDLGIAFQGSHLPGLSAADLFTESLSLVVGDPHPLAGRTAPLSLDELAAVRLALLTGDFATRVHIDAHLARHAVRPDVAVEATSINALTEIVRHAPLATVLPDALTRDRPGLHTVPLTPALPTRTVTLLHRESGYRTAAARAFTELAHKWAHTQHPKV; from the coding sequence ATGGCACCTGAACTCCGTCACCTGCGCTATCTGCTCGCCGTCGCCGAGCACGGCAACTTCACGCGGGCGGCCGAGGCGCTGCACATCTCGCAGCCGACGCTGTCCCAGCAGATCCGTCAGCTGGAGCGCGCGGTCGGCGTCCCGCTCCTGGACCGCGGCGGCCGCACCGTGCGCCTCACCGACGCCGGCGCCGCCTACCTCCCCCACGCGCGGCGCGCCCTCCAGGACCTGGCCGCGGCCGAACGCGCCGTGCACGACGTGAGGGACCTGTCCCGCGGCTCCCTGCGCCTGGCCGTGACGCCCACCTTCACCGCCTATCTCGTCGGCCCGCTCACCGCCCTGCTCCACGCCCGCCACCCCGGCATCCACGTGTCCCTGCAAGAGCTCCCCCAGGAGCGCATGGAGCCCGCCCTGCTCGCCGACGAGCTGGACCTCGGCATCGCCTTCCAGGGCTCCCACCTGCCGGGCCTGTCCGCGGCGGACCTGTTCACCGAGAGCCTCAGCCTCGTGGTCGGAGACCCGCACCCGCTCGCCGGGCGCACCGCTCCCCTGTCGCTCGACGAGCTGGCCGCCGTCCGACTCGCCCTGCTCACCGGCGACTTCGCGACCCGTGTGCACATCGACGCCCATCTCGCACGGCACGCGGTCCGGCCGGACGTCGCCGTGGAGGCCACCTCGATCAACGCCCTCACCGAGATCGTCCGGCACGCCCCGCTGGCCACGGTCCTGCCCGACGCCCTCACCCGGGACCGCCCCGGCCTGCACACCGTCCCCCTCACCCCCGCCCTGCCCACCCGCACCGTCACGCTGCTGCACCGCGAGAGCGGCTACCGCACCGCCGCCGCGCGGGCCTTCACGGAGCTGGCCCATAAGTGGGCCCACACACAACACCCAAAGGTTTGA
- a CDS encoding PRC-barrel domain-containing protein codes for MNNDMWSYVPTAGHGPDSDLTGYKVEAADGHIGKVDKHSDEVANQYIVVDTGVWIFGKEVLLPASTVTAIDNEERRILVSLTKEQIKNAPEFDKEKHLGDPAYRDQLGGYYGSGH; via the coding sequence ATGAACAACGACATGTGGAGCTACGTTCCGACTGCGGGGCACGGCCCGGACAGTGACCTGACGGGCTACAAGGTCGAGGCGGCGGACGGCCATATCGGCAAGGTCGACAAGCACTCCGACGAGGTCGCAAATCAGTACATCGTCGTCGACACCGGTGTATGGATCTTCGGCAAGGAGGTTCTCCTGCCCGCAAGCACCGTGACGGCCATCGACAACGAGGAGCGGCGCATCCTGGTCTCGCTCACGAAGGAGCAGATCAAGAACGCTCCCGAGTTCGACAAGGAAAAGCACCTCGGCGACCCCGCCTACCGCGACCAGCTCGGCGGCTATTACGGCTCGGGTCACTGA
- a CDS encoding DUF6131 family protein — MIALGLILLVIGLLTGVSILWTIGVALLVIGAVLWVLGAVGHSVGGRKHYW, encoded by the coding sequence ATGATCGCACTCGGTCTCATTCTACTCGTCATCGGTCTGCTGACCGGTGTTTCCATCCTTTGGACCATTGGCGTCGCACTTCTTGTCATCGGTGCGGTTCTTTGGGTCCTCGGTGCTGTCGGACACTCGGTGGGCGGCCGCAAGCACTATTGGTAA
- a CDS encoding LPFR motif small protein, translating to MLKAIADVLRAIGGAIATVVTLPFRAVARLFGGASDTAHGHH from the coding sequence ATGCTGAAGGCCATTGCAGACGTTCTCCGAGCCATTGGCGGAGCCATCGCCACGGTGGTCACTCTGCCGTTCCGTGCGGTCGCACGACTCTTCGGCGGTGCTTCCGACACGGCGCACGGTCACCACTGA
- a CDS encoding VOC family protein, with protein sequence MACRITELVIDAADPERLAAFWREVLGYIELGREDDGSIEIGPESGAGGPQPTLVIGPTQDPRNGKLRLHIDVNATDRDQDAELERLLALGATRADVGQSGTESWHVLADPEGNEFCLLHSRVRPV encoded by the coding sequence ATGGCATGCCGAATCACTGAACTGGTCATCGACGCGGCCGACCCCGAACGCCTCGCCGCGTTCTGGCGCGAGGTCCTCGGCTACATCGAGCTGGGGAGGGAGGACGACGGCAGCATCGAGATCGGGCCCGAGAGCGGCGCCGGCGGCCCCCAGCCGACTCTCGTCATCGGCCCCACGCAGGACCCCCGCAACGGCAAGCTCAGGCTGCACATCGACGTCAACGCCACCGACCGCGACCAGGACGCGGAACTGGAACGGCTGCTCGCCCTCGGCGCCACCCGCGCCGACGTCGGCCAGTCCGGCACGGAGAGCTGGCACGTGCTCGCCGACCCCGAGGGCAACGAGTTCTGCCTCCTGCACAGCCGGGTGCGACCCGTGTGA
- a CDS encoding hemerythrin domain-containing protein: protein MAATKDVVDLILQDHRTMEDLFRKMRSVEADRAAALSEFADLLIAHALAEEAEVYPALRRFKNIDDEEVEHGEEEHEEGNKALLALLEVEDVGSDEWDEKLEKLVEAVNHHADEEERTILNGARENVAMERREELGAAFLAEREKQLAADCGNADNIRRILKD from the coding sequence ATGGCTGCAACGAAGGACGTCGTCGACCTGATCCTCCAGGACCACCGGACGATGGAGGACCTCTTCCGCAAGATGCGCAGCGTCGAGGCCGACCGCGCGGCGGCGCTGAGCGAGTTCGCCGACCTGCTCATCGCCCACGCCCTGGCCGAGGAGGCGGAGGTCTACCCTGCGCTCCGCCGGTTCAAGAACATCGACGACGAAGAGGTCGAGCATGGCGAGGAGGAGCACGAGGAGGGCAACAAGGCGCTGCTCGCCCTCCTCGAGGTCGAGGACGTCGGCTCGGACGAGTGGGACGAGAAGCTGGAGAAGCTCGTCGAGGCCGTCAATCACCACGCGGACGAGGAGGAGCGCACCATCCTCAACGGCGCCCGTGAGAACGTCGCCATGGAGCGGCGCGAGGAGCTCGGCGCCGCCTTCCTCGCGGAGCGCGAGAAGCAGCTGGCGGCGGACTGCGGCAACGCCGACAACATCCGCCGCATCCTCAAGGACTGA
- a CDS encoding SGNH/GDSL hydrolase family protein — MPRPQRTVAALAAVTGIAALGLGAGPAAAAPDTRDPLRYVALGDSYSAGSGVLPLDAGAPLLCARTSLNYPHLLAASLGARLTDVTCGGAQTKHFTTSQYPGVAPQFDALKSDTELVTLTIGGNDNSTFINAILACGSAGLLSGGKGSPCKDLNGDKFKDQIDATTYPAIKNSLNQIKAKSPKAKVAILGYPWITPAKAVPGCFAKMPLAEGDVPYLRDLQAHLNGAARRAAGETGTTFVDMAAASDAHDACRPVGQRWIEPVLFGTNFVPVHPNALGEAGMAKQTAAVLKLS; from the coding sequence ATGCCCAGACCGCAGCGCACGGTGGCGGCCCTCGCCGCCGTCACGGGAATCGCCGCCCTCGGCCTCGGCGCGGGACCGGCCGCAGCCGCTCCCGACACCCGTGACCCGCTGCGCTACGTCGCCCTCGGCGACAGCTACAGCGCAGGGTCGGGTGTGCTGCCCCTCGACGCCGGCGCCCCGCTCCTGTGTGCCCGCACCTCGCTGAACTACCCGCACCTCCTCGCCGCCTCCCTCGGCGCCCGCCTGACCGACGTGACCTGCGGCGGCGCGCAGACCAAGCACTTCACCACGTCCCAGTACCCGGGCGTCGCCCCGCAGTTCGACGCGCTGAAGAGCGACACGGAGCTGGTGACGCTCACCATCGGCGGCAACGACAACAGCACCTTCATCAACGCGATCCTGGCCTGCGGCAGCGCGGGCCTCCTGTCGGGCGGCAAGGGCAGCCCCTGCAAGGACCTCAACGGCGACAAGTTCAAGGACCAGATCGACGCGACGACGTATCCGGCGATCAAGAACTCCCTGAACCAGATCAAGGCGAAGTCCCCGAAGGCGAAGGTCGCGATCCTCGGCTACCCGTGGATCACCCCCGCGAAGGCCGTGCCCGGGTGCTTCGCCAAGATGCCGCTGGCCGAGGGCGACGTGCCCTACCTGCGTGACCTTCAGGCGCACTTGAACGGCGCCGCGCGGCGGGCCGCCGGGGAGACCGGCACGACGTTCGTCGACATGGCCGCCGCGTCCGACGCGCACGACGCGTGCCGTCCGGTGGGGCAGCGGTGGATCGAGCCGGTCCTGTTCGGCACGAACTTCGTGCCCGTGCACCCCAACGCACTGGGCGAGGCCGGGATGGCCAAGCAGACGGCGGCTGTCCTGAAGCTGTCCTGA
- a CDS encoding endo alpha-1,4 polygalactosaminidase, with protein sequence MKWRTSKNRTLRTGTGGTLLLALLVGCSTAGSGTSAGPGEDDVRQPPVNAAFDYQLGGPYKPPAKVRAVSRDRTADPAPGLYNICYVNAFQAQPGKKAARWWQREHSDLVLRDEEGRTVVDEDWREPLLDISTRKKREALAEIVGEWIDGCADAGFDAVEPDNLDSYERSDDLLTTDDAAAFARLLARRAHSQGLAIAQKNTTDLLDRREQIGFDFAVTEECAHYKECPDFTSAYDGKVFDVEYVTKDFDAACRTWGKKLSVTLRDRDVRPKGEDGYVYRHC encoded by the coding sequence ATCAAGTGGCGTACCAGCAAGAACCGCACCCTGCGGACCGGGACGGGCGGCACGCTGCTGCTCGCGCTCCTCGTCGGGTGCTCGACCGCCGGGTCCGGCACGTCCGCCGGACCCGGCGAGGACGACGTACGGCAGCCGCCCGTGAACGCGGCCTTCGACTATCAGCTGGGCGGCCCGTACAAGCCGCCGGCGAAGGTGCGCGCCGTCTCGCGCGACCGCACCGCCGACCCCGCCCCCGGCCTCTACAACATCTGTTACGTCAACGCGTTCCAGGCCCAGCCCGGCAAGAAGGCGGCCCGCTGGTGGCAGCGCGAGCACAGTGACCTCGTCCTCCGTGACGAGGAGGGCCGGACGGTCGTCGACGAGGACTGGCGGGAGCCGCTCCTCGACATCTCCACGCGCAAGAAGCGCGAGGCGCTCGCCGAGATCGTCGGGGAGTGGATCGACGGCTGCGCGGACGCGGGCTTCGACGCGGTCGAGCCCGACAACCTCGACTCCTACGAACGCTCCGACGACCTGCTCACCACCGACGACGCGGCCGCCTTCGCCCGGCTCCTCGCCCGACGCGCACACAGCCAGGGCCTGGCCATCGCGCAGAAGAACACCACCGATCTCCTGGACCGGCGCGAGCAGATCGGCTTCGACTTCGCGGTGACAGAGGAGTGCGCGCACTACAAGGAGTGCCCCGACTTCACGTCCGCGTACGACGGGAAGGTCTTCGACGTCGAGTACGTGACGAAGGACTTCGACGCCGCGTGCCGCACCTGGGGCAAGAAGCTCTCCGTCACCCTGCGCGACCGCGACGTGCGCCCGAAGGGCGAGGACGGCTACGTGTACCGGCACTGCTGA
- a CDS encoding energy-coupling factor ABC transporter ATP-binding protein → MSEPRALHEPDAPAGPHASVVALRAVAYAYEDGPTVLSGLDFDVADGRALALLGRNGSGKTTLMRLLSGGLRPAEGSLSLEGTPVTYDRKGLTRLRTTVQLVVQDPDDQLFAASVEQDVSFGPLNLGLPDPEVRARVAEALAALDITPLADRPTHLLSYGQRKRTAIAGAVAMRPRVLILDEPTAGLDPDGQERLLDTLQGLRDAGTTVVMATHDVDLALRWADDAALLTPSGVRTGPAAEMLARRDLLAQAGLHLPWGVAVAELLRAHGLPTGTDDGPRTAEELAALVD, encoded by the coding sequence ATGAGCGAGCCGAGGGCTCTGCACGAGCCGGACGCTCCCGCCGGACCGCACGCGTCCGTCGTCGCCCTGCGCGCGGTGGCGTACGCGTACGAGGACGGGCCCACCGTCCTCAGCGGCCTGGACTTCGACGTCGCCGACGGACGCGCGCTCGCGCTCCTCGGGCGCAACGGCAGCGGCAAGACCACCCTCATGCGCCTGCTCAGCGGCGGACTGCGCCCCGCCGAGGGGAGCCTGTCCCTGGAGGGCACCCCGGTCACGTACGACCGCAAGGGCCTGACCCGGCTGCGCACGACCGTGCAGCTCGTCGTCCAGGACCCGGACGACCAGCTGTTCGCCGCGTCGGTCGAGCAGGACGTGTCGTTCGGGCCGCTCAACCTCGGGCTGCCCGACCCCGAGGTCAGGGCGCGGGTCGCCGAGGCGCTCGCCGCCCTCGACATCACCCCGCTCGCCGACCGGCCCACCCACCTGCTCTCCTACGGCCAGCGCAAACGGACCGCGATCGCGGGCGCCGTGGCGATGCGCCCCCGCGTCCTCATCCTCGACGAGCCGACCGCCGGACTCGACCCCGACGGCCAGGAGCGGCTCCTCGACACCCTGCAGGGCCTCCGGGACGCGGGCACGACCGTGGTCATGGCGACCCACGACGTGGACCTGGCCCTGCGCTGGGCGGACGACGCGGCGCTGCTCACCCCGTCCGGCGTGCGCACGGGCCCGGCCGCGGAGATGCTGGCCCGACGCGACCTCCTCGCCCAGGCCGGCCTGCACCTGCCGTGGGGCGTCGCGGTCGCCGAACTCCTGCGCGCCCACGGCCTGCCGACCGGCACGGACGACGGCCCGCGCACGGCGGAGGAGCTGGCGGCGCTGGTCGACTGA
- the cbiQ gene encoding cobalt ECF transporter T component CbiQ: MLPIDAAAHSSRWRRRHPVDKAVLGLGLTVLAISLPPWPGAVLVLAAALVLLLGPAGVPPRKLWRAYRVPLGFCVTGALTLLVQVGGPDGFVTFAEGGPARAGGLLLRTSAASLGVLLFAFTTPMSDLLPRLVKAGVPAPVVDVALVTYRMSFLLLDSMSRIRQAQAARLGHTTRAATWRSLAGLGATAFVRAFDRASRLQAGLAGRGYDGTLRVLVPEARISRPFIAAGTALLVGLVALTLVLERFLP; encoded by the coding sequence GTGCTGCCCATCGACGCGGCGGCGCACAGCAGTCGCTGGCGCCGCCGCCACCCCGTGGACAAAGCCGTGCTCGGACTCGGCCTCACCGTTCTCGCGATCTCGCTGCCGCCCTGGCCGGGAGCCGTCCTGGTCCTGGCGGCCGCACTCGTCCTGCTGCTCGGCCCCGCGGGCGTGCCGCCCCGCAAACTGTGGCGCGCCTACCGCGTGCCGCTCGGCTTCTGCGTCACCGGCGCGCTCACCCTGCTCGTCCAAGTCGGCGGCCCCGACGGGTTCGTGACGTTCGCGGAGGGCGGCCCGGCGCGTGCGGGCGGGCTGCTCCTGCGGACCTCCGCGGCCTCGCTCGGCGTGCTTCTCTTCGCGTTCACCACGCCGATGTCGGACCTGCTGCCCCGCCTCGTCAAGGCGGGCGTGCCCGCACCCGTCGTCGACGTGGCCCTCGTCACGTACCGGATGAGCTTTTTGCTCCTGGACTCCATGAGCCGCATCCGGCAGGCGCAGGCCGCCCGCCTCGGCCACACCACCCGCGCCGCCACCTGGCGCTCCCTCGCCGGTCTCGGGGCCACCGCGTTCGTGCGCGCCTTCGACCGGGCGAGTCGCCTGCAAGCGGGCCTCGCCGGGCGCGGCTACGACGGCACCCTGCGCGTCCTCGTGCCCGAGGCCCGCATCTCGCGCCCCTTCATCGCGGCGGGCACGGCACTCCTCGTGGGCCTGGTGGCCCTCACCCTCGTACTGGAAAGGTTCCTCCCATGA
- a CDS encoding energy-coupling factor ABC transporter substrate-binding protein — MSRNAKINTLLLLIVAALAVLPIALGLGDDEEEPFAGADAQAETAITEIEPDYEPWFSPLYEPPSGEVESALFALQAALGAGVLAYYFGLRRGRRQGAEQASAEQASAEQERAESRAEPSGEPVDAGGARAETEQV, encoded by the coding sequence ATGAGCCGTAACGCGAAGATCAACACCCTGCTGCTCCTGATCGTGGCCGCACTCGCCGTGCTGCCCATCGCGCTCGGACTCGGCGACGACGAGGAGGAGCCGTTCGCCGGCGCCGACGCCCAGGCCGAGACGGCGATCACGGAGATCGAGCCGGACTACGAGCCGTGGTTCTCGCCGCTGTACGAACCCCCGTCCGGAGAGGTCGAGTCCGCGCTCTTCGCTCTCCAGGCCGCCCTCGGCGCCGGTGTCCTCGCCTACTACTTCGGGCTCCGCAGGGGCCGCAGGCAGGGCGCGGAGCAGGCGAGTGCGGAACAGGCGAGTGCGGAGCAGGAGCGCGCCGAGTCGCGGGCCGAGCCCTCCGGGGAACCGGTCGACGCGGGCGGCGCCCGGGCCGAGACCGAGCAGGTCTGA
- a CDS encoding energy-coupling factor ABC transporter permease, with protein sequence MHIAEGFLPPAHAIAWGVASAPFVVHGVRSLTREVKEHPESTLLLGASGAFTFVLSALKIPSVTGSCSHPTGTGLGAILFRPPIMTVLGTITLLFQALLLAHGGLTTLGANVFSMAIVGPWAGYAVYRLLKRYDVPLMVAVFFGAFVADLSTYCVTSVQLALAFPDPSSGFLGALGKFGGIFAVTQIPLAVSEGLLTVLVMRLLVQSSKGELTRLGVLLQRKQPTATTEPTKPTETQTGASA encoded by the coding sequence ATGCACATTGCCGAGGGTTTCCTCCCACCGGCGCACGCGATCGCCTGGGGCGTAGCGTCCGCGCCGTTCGTCGTCCACGGAGTCCGCTCCCTGACCCGTGAAGTCAAGGAACACCCGGAGAGCACGCTGCTCCTCGGCGCCTCCGGGGCCTTCACCTTCGTCCTTTCCGCCCTGAAGATCCCTTCTGTGACGGGCAGTTGCTCGCACCCGACGGGGACCGGGCTCGGGGCGATCCTGTTCCGGCCGCCGATCATGACGGTGCTCGGAACCATCACCCTGCTCTTCCAGGCGCTGCTGCTCGCCCACGGCGGGCTCACCACCCTGGGCGCCAACGTCTTCTCCATGGCGATCGTCGGGCCCTGGGCGGGATACGCCGTCTACCGGCTCCTCAAGCGGTACGACGTGCCGCTCATGGTCGCCGTGTTCTTCGGCGCGTTCGTCGCCGACCTGTCCACGTACTGCGTCACCAGTGTCCAGCTGGCCCTGGCGTTCCCCGACCCCAGCAGCGGGTTCCTGGGCGCCCTGGGCAAGTTCGGCGGCATCTTCGCCGTCACGCAGATCCCGCTCGCGGTCAGCGAAGGCCTGCTCACCGTCCTGGTGATGCGGCTGCTCGTGCAGTCGAGCAAGGGCGAACTGACCCGGCTCGGCGTGCTGTTGCAGCGCAAGCAGCCGACCGCGACGACGGAGCCGACCAAGCCGACCGAGACGCAGACGGGGGCCAGTGCCTGA
- a CDS encoding DUF3048 domain-containing protein: MKAASRVRATRRIRIGAKVLALVATASLTVGAPSYASAPSPEDAPAPRITSPFTGQSARQNPVLAVKFDNARRARPHTGLDRADIVYVEKVEGGMSRLMGVYSSKLPKAVGPVRSARESDIELLRQFGRPALAYSGVRSALQKVLRNSPLYARSHGRVPGAYFRHSGRPAPHNLFVRPKALLRSAPRADRPTDIGFRFGPAPEGGARTAARTVRYAAASHTFRWSPRQGRWLASFDGAPARSTSGRQLGARTIVIQHVTMRPSRFKDVNGAVTPYIETVGRGKATVLRDGKRYATRWERPTAEGGTTFTRPNGEPMPFAPGQVWMVYADRR, encoded by the coding sequence TTGAAGGCAGCATCGAGAGTCCGGGCCACCCGTCGCATCCGCATCGGCGCGAAGGTGCTCGCGCTGGTCGCCACGGCCTCGCTCACCGTGGGAGCCCCCTCGTACGCGAGCGCCCCCTCCCCCGAGGACGCCCCGGCCCCTCGGATCACCTCGCCCTTCACCGGGCAGTCGGCACGGCAGAATCCGGTTCTCGCCGTGAAGTTCGACAACGCGCGCCGCGCCCGGCCGCACACCGGTCTCGACCGCGCCGACATCGTCTACGTGGAGAAGGTCGAGGGCGGCATGAGCCGCCTGATGGGCGTGTACTCCAGCAAACTCCCGAAGGCCGTCGGGCCGGTGCGCAGTGCGCGCGAGTCGGACATCGAGCTCCTGCGCCAGTTCGGGCGGCCCGCCCTCGCGTACTCCGGGGTGCGCAGCGCCCTGCAGAAGGTGCTGCGGAACTCTCCGCTGTACGCACGCTCGCACGGCAGGGTGCCCGGCGCGTACTTCCGCCACAGCGGGCGTCCCGCCCCGCACAACCTCTTCGTCCGCCCGAAGGCCCTGCTGCGTTCGGCGCCGCGGGCCGACCGCCCGACCGACATCGGCTTCCGCTTCGGCCCGGCCCCCGAGGGTGGTGCCCGTACGGCCGCGCGGACCGTCAGGTACGCCGCCGCGAGCCACACCTTCCGGTGGTCGCCGCGGCAGGGCCGCTGGCTCGCGTCGTTCGACGGGGCGCCGGCCCGCAGCACGTCGGGGCGGCAGTTGGGCGCCCGCACCATCGTGATCCAGCACGTGACCATGCGTCCGTCGCGCTTCAAGGACGTCAACGGCGCGGTGACGCCGTACATCGAGACGGTCGGCCGCGGCAAGGCGACGGTGCTGCGCGACGGCAAGCGGTACGCGACGCGCTGGGAGCGTCCCACGGCCGAGGGCGGCACCACGTTCACCCGGCCGAACGGCGAGCCGATGCCCTTCGCCCCCGGTCAGGTCTGGATGGTGTACGCGGACCGCCGCTGA